In Kwoniella dejecticola CBS 10117 chromosome 4, complete sequence, one genomic interval encodes:
- a CDS encoding calcium/proton exchanger: MSFFASGFFYTESTFQVTAAQANHASSTEEAQNLVKTLIEDGAPDPADSSLRGLLILSRGTSIILLLTYLGYLYFQLRTHAQLFEAEEAENEESEVASMDQWSAGAWLIIITVVTAFCADILRGLADCRRFIGLILLPLVGNAAEHVTSVWMACKGKMELTIGVSVGSSIQIAAGMIPLLVIIAWPLHKNLTLFFANFETIVLFVSVMLVNLLLQDGRTNYMEGVMLMSLYLVIALSYLV; this comes from the exons ATGAGTTTCTTCGC CTCCGGCTTCTTCTACACCGAGTCAACATTCCAGGTCACCGCTGCTCAAGCAA ACCATGCATCAAGCACTGAGGAAGCCCAGAATCTTGTCAAGACTTTAATCGAGGATGGCGCGCCAGATCCCGCAGATTCCTCCCTTCGAGGACTTCTGATTCTCTCTCGAGGTacctccatcatcctgcTCCTAACATACCTTGGTTACCTCTACTTCCAGCTCCGAACTCATGCTCAGCTTttcgaagccgaagaagctgagaacgaaGAAAGTGAAGTGGCCTCGATGGACCAGTGGAGCGCCGGCGCTTggctcatcatcattaccGTCGTCACCGCTTTCTGCGCCGACATCCTC CGAGGTCTCGCTGACTGCCGCAGATTCATCGGTCTCATCCTCTTACCGCTTGTCGGCAATGCCGCCGAACACGTCACCTCGGTTTGGATGGCCTGCAAGGGTAAAATGGAACTTACCATCGGTGTCAGCGTGGGATCCAGTATCCAGATCGCGGCGGGTATGATCCCATTACTTGTCATTATCGCGTGGCCCCTACACAAGAATCTGACTCTCTTCTTT GCGAATTTCGAGACGATCGTTCTGTTCGTCTCAGTCATGCTTgtcaatctccttcttcaagatg GACGAACAAACTACATGGAGGGTGTCATGC TGATGTCGCTTTACCTGGTGATCGCCTTGAGTTACCTTGTTTGA
- a CDS encoding mitochondrial 37S ribosomal protein uS14m codes for MGAKAQVLRDIRKRLSAEQFEVQRRAYLFVARNTTLPATVRHKAQLGLNALNGGEGRLGAVKSRCWETGKARGVMSKFGLARFQFRLKALNGELPGVHKSSW; via the exons ATGGGTGCCAAGGCTCAAGTCCTACGAGATATACGGAAAAGGCTATCCGCAGAACAATTCGAAGTCCAACGCCGCGCATACCTTTTCGTCGCCCGAAACACCACACTGCCCGCTACCGTCCGACACAAAGCTCAACTCGGTCTAAATGCGTtgaatggaggagaaggtagACTAGGCGCTGTCAAGAGCAGGTGCTGGGAAACTGGGAAGGCTCGGGGTGTTATGTCCAAATTTGGCCTTgcaaga TTCCAATTCCGTCTGAAAGCCCTCAATGGAGAATTACCAGGTGTACACAAATCAAGCTGGTAG